From Xylocopilactobacillus apis, a single genomic window includes:
- a CDS encoding ABC transporter ATP-binding protein, producing MDYIEVAHSYKRYKMGDTTIVANNDVTFNIKQGELAIILGASGAGKSTLLNILGGMDTNDEGDVVIDGNNIAKYDVRQLTTYRRNDVGFVFQFYNLVENLTAKENVELASEIVSEALDAEQTLKDVGLEKRINNFPAQLSGGEQQRVAIARAVAKNPKILLCDEPTGALDFETGKQVLQIIQDMSRKKGATVIIVTHNAAIAPIGDRVIRMRDAKIEKIEENNNPKSIQDITW from the coding sequence ATGGATTATATTGAAGTCGCACATAGTTATAAGCGTTATAAAATGGGTGATACAACGATAGTTGCGAATAATGATGTTACTTTTAACATTAAGCAGGGAGAATTGGCAATTATCTTGGGAGCTTCGGGTGCTGGAAAATCAACTCTGTTGAATATTTTAGGCGGCATGGATACCAACGATGAAGGGGACGTAGTTATTGATGGCAATAATATTGCAAAGTATGATGTACGGCAGTTAACAACTTATCGGCGTAATGACGTCGGATTTGTTTTCCAATTTTATAACTTAGTCGAGAATTTGACCGCAAAAGAGAATGTCGAATTAGCTTCTGAAATTGTTAGCGAAGCACTCGATGCCGAACAGACTTTAAAAGATGTTGGATTAGAAAAAAGAATTAATAATTTTCCGGCTCAGCTTTCTGGTGGAGAACAGCAGCGAGTAGCAATTGCGCGGGCAGTAGCCAAAAATCCGAAAATTTTATTATGTGATGAACCAACAGGAGCGCTTGATTTTGAAACTGGCAAACAAGTTTTACAAATTATTCAAGATATGAGCCGCAAAAAGGGAGCAACAGTAATAATAGTTACTCATAACGCAGCAATTGCACCGATTGGTGATCGGGTAATTCGGATGCGTGATGCAAAAATTGAGAAAATTGAAGAAAATAATAACCCTAAATCGATTCAAGATATAACTTGGTAG
- a CDS encoding FtsX-like permease family protein: MKKKALWKDIWKSFSHSKGRFFAIVGLMLLGSFALVGLKVTGPDMRSTGEKYFHDLNSADISVIGSLGIDRNDQKKINQIDDLRQIEYGYFKDATINNTHNSFRLFSKPKKVSKYQVIKGRLPEKSDEIAIDAHYQKKYRLGQKVKFKEKSDPAGNKNLKRHSYKITGFVYSGEIISYVNRGESTAGTGELKGYAVVLPQNFQSDYYMIARLTFRDTKGLNPYSHKYNKRVEDHKKDLNDLLKSQPQERLATIKESSEHQISQASAKLNDAKKELQDQENKLKQAEQEINAVQNQIKAAKNSSLAQTNAGKQQIASASQALAPKLSAYQTKKKEFDEKKPQVLAQIQKGEFKLKRGQATLDHLPTPVYTDYNRRDAPGGLGYGIYGNIADIVDSLANVFPIFLYFVAALVTMATMTRFVDEERTKSGTLKALGYRNNDIIKKFTLYGFISAILGSTIGIIMGHILIPLIVDHAYSEGFTVPKIELNFDPAITIVALLLAVISAVVPTYIVAARQLQEKPANLLLPKPPAAGSKILLERLTWIWDHLKFSAKVTARNIFRYKKRMYMTIFGVSGAVCMLFAGLSVQHSISGINSRQFNDLIQYDLIVAKNNYVSPQQSKTFERKLKQNNVSQNLNVHYEQMTKVAGKNGDLQTITMISPESVSDLQNFITLNQRQGHKKLSLSSKGVVISERLANLLNVKKGSKIILKDADGHNRKMKIDGVTEMYMGHFVFMSPKVYHQIFNQKFSSNANLITLKDRSLENVQNQAASYMKLGAVAGVVQNTALMNEVSVVVKALDQIMVVLIIIAALLAVVIMYNLTNINVTERIRELSTIKVLGFYNQEVTMYIYRETIYLSLIGVLVGYLFGEFLHQYIIVTVPPDDVMFNPALNYIPFLYPLVVVSVITIILGIFVNRKLRNVDMLAALKSVD; encoded by the coding sequence ATGAAAAAGAAGGCTTTATGGAAAGATATCTGGAAATCTTTTAGTCATTCTAAAGGTCGTTTCTTTGCAATTGTTGGGTTAATGCTTTTAGGATCTTTTGCTTTAGTGGGGCTAAAAGTTACTGGTCCTGATATGCGAAGTACTGGCGAAAAATATTTTCATGATCTCAATAGCGCTGATATTTCAGTTATTGGTTCACTTGGAATTGACCGAAATGATCAAAAGAAGATAAATCAAATAGATGATCTGAGGCAGATTGAATATGGATATTTTAAAGATGCCACAATCAATAATACGCATAATAGTTTTCGCCTTTTTTCAAAACCAAAGAAAGTTTCAAAATATCAAGTAATTAAAGGGCGTTTACCTGAAAAGTCTGATGAAATTGCGATTGATGCTCATTACCAAAAAAAGTATCGATTGGGTCAAAAGGTAAAATTTAAAGAAAAATCTGACCCTGCAGGAAATAAAAATTTAAAACGGCACTCTTATAAGATCACGGGTTTTGTTTACTCGGGAGAAATAATCTCTTACGTTAATCGAGGTGAGTCAACTGCGGGAACAGGAGAACTAAAGGGTTACGCTGTTGTTTTGCCCCAAAACTTTCAAAGTGATTATTATATGATCGCCCGGCTCACTTTTAGAGATACTAAAGGGCTTAATCCCTATTCACATAAATATAATAAACGTGTTGAAGACCATAAAAAAGATTTAAACGATTTATTAAAGAGTCAGCCGCAAGAACGATTAGCGACAATTAAAGAATCTTCAGAGCATCAAATTTCTCAAGCAAGCGCAAAATTAAACGATGCTAAAAAAGAACTTCAGGATCAGGAGAATAAGTTAAAGCAAGCTGAACAAGAGATTAATGCTGTTCAAAATCAAATTAAAGCAGCCAAAAACTCGTCGCTTGCCCAAACTAACGCTGGTAAACAACAAATTGCATCTGCCAGCCAAGCTTTAGCTCCCAAATTATCAGCTTATCAAACTAAAAAGAAAGAATTTGATGAGAAAAAGCCGCAGGTGCTTGCTCAAATTCAAAAGGGAGAGTTTAAATTAAAGCGGGGACAAGCAACTTTAGATCATTTACCCACACCCGTTTATACAGATTATAATCGCCGTGATGCACCGGGCGGTTTAGGGTACGGCATCTACGGCAACATTGCTGACATTGTAGATTCATTGGCCAATGTTTTTCCAATTTTTCTTTATTTTGTGGCGGCATTGGTTACGATGGCAACGATGACCAGATTTGTCGATGAAGAACGAACTAAATCAGGGACGCTAAAAGCTCTTGGTTATCGTAACAACGATATTATTAAGAAATTTACGCTATACGGTTTTATTTCAGCTATTTTAGGATCAACCATTGGCATTATCATGGGGCACATTTTAATTCCTTTAATTGTTGACCATGCATACTCAGAAGGATTTACGGTTCCAAAAATTGAACTTAATTTTGATCCGGCGATTACTATCGTTGCGCTTTTATTGGCGGTTATCAGTGCAGTGGTGCCCACTTATATTGTTGCAGCTAGACAACTGCAGGAAAAACCCGCAAATCTACTTTTACCAAAACCTCCGGCAGCTGGTTCAAAAATTTTGTTAGAGCGTTTAACTTGGATTTGGGATCATCTTAAATTTTCAGCTAAAGTAACAGCACGAAATATTTTTCGTTACAAAAAAAGAATGTATATGACCATTTTTGGAGTTAGTGGAGCTGTTTGTATGCTTTTTGCAGGCTTGTCAGTTCAGCATTCGATTTCAGGTATCAATTCTCGGCAATTTAATGATTTAATTCAATATGATTTAATAGTTGCCAAAAACAATTATGTTTCACCTCAGCAGTCAAAAACGTTTGAACGAAAACTAAAACAAAACAATGTAAGTCAAAACTTAAATGTACATTATGAACAAATGACCAAAGTTGCTGGAAAAAATGGAGATCTTCAGACGATTACCATGATTTCTCCTGAATCGGTTAGCGATTTGCAAAATTTTATTACTTTAAATCAACGTCAAGGCCATAAGAAACTTTCTCTTTCCAGTAAAGGCGTTGTGATTTCAGAACGGTTAGCCAATTTACTGAACGTAAAAAAAGGTTCTAAAATTATTTTAAAAGACGCTGATGGTCATAATCGTAAAATGAAAATTGACGGGGTTACTGAGATGTACATGGGTCATTTCGTATTTATGAGTCCCAAGGTCTATCATCAAATTTTTAACCAAAAATTTAGTTCAAACGCTAATTTAATTACCCTTAAAGATCGATCGCTTGAAAATGTGCAGAATCAAGCAGCATCTTATATGAAATTAGGAGCTGTAGCAGGTGTTGTTCAAAATACTGCCCTCATGAATGAAGTTAGTGTCGTTGTAAAAGCACTAGATCAAATTATGGTAGTTCTGATTATAATTGCAGCGCTTTTAGCAGTAGTTATTATGTATAATTTAACCAACATTAATGTTACTGAGCGGATTCGAGAACTTTCGACGATTAAAGTTTTGGGATTTTACAATCAAGAGGTAACCATGTACATTTATCGCGAGACGATTTATTTATCTTTAATTGGCGTTCTAGTCGGTTACTTATTTGGAGAGTTTCTGCATCAATATATTATTGTGACAGTTCCCCCGGATGATGTGATGTTTAATCCAGCTTTAAATTACATTCCGTTTTTATATCCATTAGTTGTAGTTTCTGTGATAACGATTATTTTAGGCATTTTCGTCAATCGGAAATTAAGAAATGTGGATATGTTGGCAGCCTTAAAGTCGGTAGATTAA
- a CDS encoding phosphoenolpyruvate carboxykinase (ATP) yields the protein MAKYKNVETPALYLNLNRHIGVIDYSNKYILDSFSLLNSEEFLEVVRLFLASHVHDDSPEFENLTAEKYVEVIKAVVLDQTDIFGQYKPDKILQSIEDLYSFYRSFLRISVLNQHDSDVIAQNFMIIDNQFNDLIIHFYRSVEEKLQGFSNKTYRQVSAGSSACVLTQSHNWPIPSGYESLKSIRFIDTLMLRPPMMMKTPSNKREGVFSAVQTNPIHKFTATSEEWYCFPAKIGESLAYIYFHRDYFVSGISLANLFEVASAKDIEGNKPDLILLFGLTETEGGTCHYYHDTENDIWVGEVPYNDKTTYFGYMKKMCLTLHNLRMIDKGKLPIHGSMVKIKFTNGKTKTVVFFGDSGAGKSESIEALQNVADEKIIRIETIFDDMGSFALDGDQLYAQGTEIGAFVRLDDLSSAVAFNNMDRGIYLNPNEKNARVIIPADSYENVIAHHEIDMFVYANNYDDQVGIHRFDNEEAAKETFISGKRKALGTTDEKGMSTTFFANPFGPVQEEAKTRPVIDKVFKNLFDHQVYVGEIYTHLGNDKSQESLHKSAKELLDLLMNS from the coding sequence ATGGCAAAATACAAGAATGTTGAAACACCAGCACTTTATCTTAATTTAAATCGTCACATTGGCGTGATTGATTATAGCAATAAATATATTTTAGATTCTTTTTCCTTGTTAAATAGTGAAGAATTTTTAGAAGTGGTTCGCTTATTTCTTGCAAGTCACGTTCATGATGATAGTCCAGAATTTGAAAATCTAACTGCCGAAAAATATGTGGAAGTTATAAAAGCAGTTGTGTTAGATCAAACTGATATTTTTGGTCAATATAAACCTGATAAAATTCTCCAAAGTATTGAAGATTTATATTCTTTTTATCGTTCATTCTTAAGAATTTCAGTTCTAAATCAGCATGATTCTGATGTCATTGCTCAAAATTTCATGATTATTGATAATCAATTTAATGACTTAATTATTCATTTTTATCGATCAGTTGAAGAAAAGCTGCAGGGATTTTCTAATAAAACTTATCGTCAGGTAAGTGCTGGATCTTCTGCCTGTGTCCTTACTCAATCTCACAATTGGCCGATTCCTTCAGGCTATGAATCTTTAAAATCCATTCGTTTTATTGATACTTTAATGTTACGTCCGCCGATGATGATGAAAACTCCAAGCAATAAACGGGAAGGCGTTTTTAGTGCAGTTCAAACAAACCCGATTCATAAATTTACTGCAACGAGTGAAGAGTGGTATTGTTTCCCAGCAAAAATTGGCGAAAGTCTTGCCTATATTTATTTTCATCGTGATTATTTTGTCAGCGGCATCTCACTTGCCAACTTATTTGAAGTTGCCAGTGCAAAAGATATTGAAGGAAATAAACCAGACTTAATTTTACTTTTTGGTCTCACAGAAACTGAAGGAGGGACATGTCATTACTATCACGATACCGAAAATGATATCTGGGTTGGTGAAGTACCTTATAATGATAAAACAACTTATTTTGGCTACATGAAAAAAATGTGTCTAACTCTTCATAATCTTAGAATGATTGATAAAGGTAAACTGCCAATTCACGGTTCAATGGTCAAAATTAAATTCACAAACGGCAAGACTAAAACAGTTGTCTTTTTCGGAGACTCAGGTGCTGGTAAATCAGAATCGATTGAGGCCTTACAGAATGTTGCAGATGAAAAGATAATTAGAATTGAAACAATATTTGACGATATGGGCAGTTTTGCCCTGGATGGCGATCAATTATATGCGCAAGGGACTGAAATTGGAGCTTTTGTCCGTTTGGACGATCTAAGTTCAGCTGTTGCATTTAACAATATGGATCGTGGAATCTATTTAAATCCGAACGAAAAAAATGCGCGGGTAATTATTCCCGCGGATTCTTATGAAAACGTGATTGCGCATCACGAAATTGATATGTTTGTTTATGCTAATAACTATGACGATCAAGTCGGGATTCATCGTTTTGATAATGAAGAAGCTGCCAAAGAAACCTTTATTTCTGGTAAACGAAAAGCTTTAGGAACTACCGATGAAAAAGGAATGAGCACCACATTTTTCGCCAATCCTTTTGGTCCTGTTCAAGAAGAGGCAAAAACCAGACCAGTTATTGATAAAGTATTTAAAAACTTGTTTGATCATCAAGTGTATGTAGGAGAAATTTATACTCATTTAGGTAATGATAAGTCACAAGAGAGTCTCCATAAATCTGCGAAAGAACTTTTAGATCTTCTCATGAATTCTTAG